Within the Miscanthus floridulus cultivar M001 chromosome 2, ASM1932011v1, whole genome shotgun sequence genome, the region AGTAAAGaaaggggagcataccagtttggacaccaccgaggaGTTGAGAGGTCCGGGCTTTCCATCGACGTTCTCCTTGGGCTTTAGCTATAGCACCTGgtcaaggcgactccagaccttgTCGCTCGGTAGCTCCTCCGGCAACACACGGTCGGGGTCCGTTGGGCCGCTGTACTTCCACATCAGTCACGTCCTCTCCGCCAATGGAGCAACCTAATggcggaagagggtgtggaacacccacaccccatcaaggccacagTGCATGAGCTTCTTAAGCTCTGCCTCGATAATCTCCACCTTATGCTTCTACCAGCTAGTGGGGCCCCACGACCAGCTATTCAGCCTCTCCGACCTCCTGCCAGTGAAAGGAGGGAACGGCGCCTCCGCCGGGTTTCTAATGTACAACCATTTCCTatgccacccctgattggaaTCACAGGGGATATACATGGGGTACGAGCCCCCCATGCTTGGTTTCTTCTTTAGGGCGAAGCCCCCCACCAAAGCGGCCTCGAGCGGATTCCCCACCGACAAAGTTCACCCAGAGAACATCCGCCAAAAgaaatccacgtgcggctccatcccaaggaaggcctcacacacggtgatgaagccggcgatatgcagcaccccagtcggattgaggtgttgcagctctaaaccccactcattgaggagcccgcacaAGAACCAATGCGCGGGGTATCATAGCCCGTGCTCATagaaggcaaggaaggaaaccacctcgcTGGGCCGATGTTGTAGGAAAtcctccctcccgggagccctccagtgcgccacctccttcagcggtagaaaccccttctcggtgaaggcctCCAACACCGGCTCCCTCACAACGGATGACCTCCAGCCCGACATTTCGCTCCGAGTTCGTgaatggatttgtgagttttctcctctccctcgctctctctcttTTCTCTTCTAGGAACTGCCGCAGCACTCAGAcactcttggcaagaaggaagaaatAGAAGAGATGACAaatgaggaataggcgaaggaatggggcgaaagccctctcccttctcctacttaaagaaaaGGCGTAGTAGTTGGGGAAGGCGCGGCGATTGGGGAAAGATGAAACGACGGGGGCAAAAAaaacctctcccttccccatttaatgcagatgggatacgatgggacgtgccctgaccgatgagacacaCCCTACCCGACGGAACGGTGCCTGATCAGATGGGACATGgcttaggtatggcccaccactaccgcatgaccgGGCATAAAAAACAAAGTGCCACCATGCGCAGGTGGCTCACCACCTCTCTAGGTGggcttggaaaaacccaaacaacgaaatctccgccaggagagaccatcggacttcctaagtcaatcgaatggcttagaaaaatgccgagagataggtaaggagcagagggatgccccatgtggccCATGCCAACTCTGTCACGAACGACAAGTACGGATCTCGGTCGGACATTTTTGATtgaagctcttcaaaccccgacACTCGAGTCATTAAGTTAACATTACCAAactccactatttctttatatataatcattcatacatccatacacgcattcattccatatgcttgTGCCCCTCGGACGATTCGGGcccaaatcgcccaggggctcggtaactaaggcatcgcacatgcggctaaatgcatcacaacgctccgtgttgcgtcatgaagcggcagttgcctcattcaacatgagcaatgaccgattgaggttcgaaggccgaccgacaaagggctcgaggccgcctcatgtcaaacagagccaggggagaaaaacgtagatgagccccatgcggccctcgcccagtctgccccgaagcagacagggtcatctcaaccttctcattcaatcctaaacctctaccaaacccatagaatctccaccgaggggaggccagcaggccacctaggtcggtctctagaacgacccaggcatctaccgagtTATAGGTAAAGGAgaatggaatgtcacaagagggctatgccgaccttgTCACGAATGACAGACCTGGATTTCACTTGATCATACCTGtcagcgagctcaccgagcgcgtcactcaagcccaAGCGATCGAGACAAGCAacaaagctcagcccctccggttgtgagaaaccgaggatggggtaacgcataaaactcaaaccgacccctgcCAAGCCCCATGGGgttcaggggctcaagacacctaaaaactaactgcctcggctacgagggttgcaccgatgccaggatccatgagctctgtctcgcccgatcccaaaactaactgcctcggctgcacgggctgcaccgacgccaggatccgcgagctccgtctcgcccgatcctaaAACTAATTGCCTCGGTTGCGCAGGCTGCactgacgctaggatccacgagctccgtctctctcgatccctaaactaactacctcgactACATAGGctacaccgacgctaggatccgctgACAAAACACCCTAGACGATTCTGttcgaatcgcccaggggctcgggggcaacacccgtgggtgcgctcgcgcgcacccgctgataAAACGAAAACTTCCACCGCTGGCAACATGaaaaacccccagacgattctgcccgaatcgcccgggggctatacccatgggtgcgctcacgtgcacccgccatcgagacaaaaatcccccagatgattctacccaaatcgcccgggggctcctgttggattcataaacccagggtccctcatggaccggcttcccaacaaaggctcggcccaacagacaacATTGCGagcaacacgcaactcatgggccggcccaaatacctagacTACAGGCAGAAGGATGATCCAATCtctgatcagaaggcctggctGAGGAGGAGCGGTGCCCCCTTccgacttcggcccacctctccgaccggagcgctcgcttcggtctccagcccgccttcgaacgacctctctgaccgaaaggcctggccaaacaccacttctgactctgacccgcttctccgaccgggaatacgtcggacccctgcttatagctcctctctgactagcacaatcagagccgactaggaccaaccgaccggggacccccgctcggtaaggaccaggaaacggatgaagaaagtaaggcagcgcACTCAAGTCAAATGCAAtactaaggaccataccctgttcacctataggacagtaccctacgacctccctggcatgacaaaatgcaagcagtgttgtaggtgccgatattttcccctacagtgttgtgggcgccatcaattcttataccagacaaatacggtaaggctccccccacgtgcctttgaggcatcaacagtgttgtggcgctgacatttaccataccagacgaacatggtaaaaccccttgtatacctctgggtatcaacagtatggcaggcatcgacatctgccatacctaaagaagacgacgcaacctcccacgtacatctgacattaaatagtattatgggcgcctaccatcatcgtgtacccgccggcatgggcaacaagactagtaagcatacgcactctctccctctcacttgtaaggccatccccttcatcaataaaagaggatgcgctctcttcaACACAACaagttgattcagatcgatcaaattcactagtacacaacaacaaaaccaccaggttcaaatctcgagcacacgctcgaacatatagcacatagcggagctctcgtcactctcggctcctctgaccagagtccgaccggacctcttgtaccccccatctttcttcttctcgtttgtaaccccactgcaaacttcgagcacctggactcaggaataaagtcaccgaccgactcaaactggatgtagggcacgttgcctgaaccagtataaaccctgtgtcattgagtgctaggccacctccgatcacaacgtacgataaaactacaaatatttacgtgttgatcactttctgcaccgacaataacTTATGTATACAAGTTGTGTTTGATAACTTTTGTGTAGATAAGTTGTGTTTCATAAATTACTGTGTTTTTAATATTTGGTATACGTTATAAGTTAATTCGTCCCTTTCTGTTTAATAACTTTTATGTTTCTAAGTTTTTGCATAAGTTATAAGGTATTTTGTTTCTTTCGGTTTAATAACTTGTGTACATAAGTTGTGCTGCATAACTCTTGAGTTTTCTAGGTTTTTTGCATAAGTTATATGCTATGagttatatatgtacatataagtTGCTACTACTAGAATAAAATTCTTCGAAACATATGTAAGTGTGATCTAGTTTTGTTCATCTCGTCATGTAGAACACACCGGTGCAGATGAAATTAAAAATTGATATAATATTTAAAAATTATAGCAATTTGAAATAAATATTTTGCTTTTTTCTATCTTATGTCATGTTGACATCACCAAAGAAAAGGAGCGGAGGGGAGAGTGGGAAACAATAACTGCCCCTGCAGAGCTCGCGGACTGGTACgggaatgattttttttttctaaaatggaAAGTGAAAGAGTTGTCTGATTTTTTATCGCTGGTCTATGGAGGAGTGATCATTTGCTAAATTGTGATCGCGCATACGTACACTATCAAGACATTTCATCGTGAATTTAGTGAAAATGATTCGGTATTGTAGATGATTATAACGTTTTCATAAGTTGGATCAAGTAAGATAAATTTCAGTTAAGGGCCCGTTCGATACGTTCGTCCAGCGTGGAACTGCCAAGAATTAACGTAACCAGCACCGATCCCGATCCACCACCGGATCGGAGGATTTGGCTCGTGTGACCCGTGTGAGTGTGACCTGCGCGGCTGCACCGCACAACCAACGGAAGTGCATGCAAGCGCGCAAGCGGGGGAAAACGAAAACGAGAGGCGGCTGGTAGTGGTAGCGCGTCGCAGACGTACGAGCGAAATCTGCGACAGGGACAAGCTTTGTAACGCGTGCACCAGACCAGAGTAGCAGGGTGCAAGTGATGCCCACTGTTCAATCAATTATTTATCGTCGTCTCCCACAGAGTAGGTGTAACCGCATAGCACTTTTTTTTCCTTGGCAAAAGTGGCAGCTCACGCTCaccgatttttttatttttagcttttttttgaatttttttcacaaatatattTCTGAAGgtaagattttaaaatttaaacccTTATCTCGGTGCCATCGTTGCTGGTGCTGAGATCTTAGACTCGGCGCTGACATGGCGGTGATTTGACAGGCAgctcggcgccgagctcgacgccgttgTTATGGTGCCAAGCCTGCCTTACGTATGGGCCTCAATCCTTTatctcttcctctccctttctctctcgcaCCGCCAGCGCCCACCCGAGCAGCGCACCGCCACCGCCGCACGCGCTCTTCCCCACGCCCTTCCCCGTGGCTGCAGCGGCCACCGCGCCCGCACCCTCGCCCGCCCCGGTCCCTGCACCCTCGCCGCGCCCGtgccgtgccaccgccggccccCGCCGCGCCACCGCTGGCCCTGCCCACTGCAGCGCCCGCGCCCTCACCAGCGCCCACCACCGCGCCACGCCCGTCGTGCTGGCCGCCCGCGGCCCTAGGCCGCTCGCGCCACCTCGCCGCGTGCCACCGTCGCTGGCGCCACCGTCCCACGCCACCACCGGCCCCGGCCCTCGCCGGCGCCCGCCGTGCCTGCCGCCCATGGCCCCAGGCCGCTAGCGTCGCCTCGCCGCACGCCACCGTCGTCGGACATGTAAAAATTGTGAATTTGCAATGTTcatacttagttagctttgattgtagtgtagtagttttggcatttgttatttactagttaatatgATGACTCAAGtggttgatttagttagtgatctagtgagatagatatgtagatagatagaaacatagatacataggtacaaagatatagttagatagctacttagataggtagttatatatttagttaactaaataggatctagctatttagtgagtacactgtatatatatgtaattattatcttatttacttcgtttgtagttagaaagtacttaggtactatctatcatctaatatggactaaaggacatgtgtttcgttatatgtttgaaatagatggacaacctagtgaccatatatcatagaGGCACCGTTGAAAGTGATCGCTACGGATATGTTGAGTTTTttacatgcaaagcgtgcctgtgctattcaatgataggccttcatttagtgagatggttgcaatggctcgggaggagctgtattgccttggagatgatgatgatggcattgcagttgagggtgtactgcacctaggttcttctcccaacatccttaggcgaatgatcccaattggatgtgtggatcagtgggagaactatgtgagatcggctctGAAGAGCCAGCTGCATTGTTTAAATGTGGTTGTatgtcgggtgttagttgatcccattcctcatgggttttccccaccaatgggtcagcaggcacacttcgaccctcccgTCCTGGAActtgatatggatgtggatgttGTTGCACCTACGATTCCCGacgctcaatctgcccccaatgagatagttggagatgcttgtcagactcatgttgttatgacagatcctcctcatgagatccctttgacaaaGAATTATcggagtaagtgtcttatccgcatggttattgggagttTACCTCCTTtcttacatccatttctttcattctttcctcatttctctacttatgttgcaggagatatttctgacaatgtggatgtgccccctccGCCTGCCAGTGTCGTCATctgcctcctccgcctgcaagcccgcctcagcaagagcgatgagattgctcaacctggcagtgtcgtcctcatcctgtccccatcatcagacaacacaatcggtgattgaacagtgcgaccagctcgcgttctatgctcatctaactatttttcctcataccttgcacgatcCACCTCtacggcatgttcctcgctgcatccaatcccttcatgtataaaatgcaatcagttagcaaagcgattatattacatttaaaatctgGTAACGAAAAAAGGCTTTTAAGCACTCACttgcacataatgcaacaacatgctcgttcaagacatgcatctgtactcttgtcttctctcttgcctccttccttgccctctcctcctctaacgtcctcCGTCTCTCCAATTCCCATttatcaagcccaacatcgatcgagttacgaataccgcgctgtctagcaaactcacgtatcttgtttttgtgatgtttaacgaatagattgacgtagtcaggtccatatccactctttcgtgcaattacttgcctccccttcagttcatccaagaacttagcttgaccctcATAACATTCtcacctgcattttctagtgctatgctcaaataaaaaattatatcatatatgtcttaacaaaagaaacaaaatacgatttcatgtttaccataaaaataatcaacctcattatagtcaaccatatggccacaataatggtctattccaagcttcgaagggactagaccatagttggatttaacatcacattcgcacttgactcgaggtgctttgtaaattaacatttctttcttcttttcctttgcctttgatGGCTCCAgacattgattcttaggaccgtagagccactcattgaaacgacacttcgcaaaTCCATAACGCTACAAGAGAATATATTAGTACACACACCtatagagataaacatttaaacaAATACACTTTCTacttacttcgtgtttgttcggacacataaactccaacgtattctcagggtttatcacagctcgatctccgcattcgCATAGAGGGGGTTCCTCGAGTCGACTAACTGTGGCtatgtgcttctccttagccgtcataggcg harbors:
- the LOC136536351 gene encoding uncharacterized protein; this encodes MGGRHGGRRRGPGPVVAWDGGASDGGTRRGGASGLGPRAASTTGVARWWALVRARALQWAGPAVARRGPAVARHGRGEGAGTGAGEGAGAVAAAATGKGVGKSACGGGGALLGWALAVRERKGEEEIKD